A stretch of the Kroppenstedtia eburnea genome encodes the following:
- the thrB gene encoding homoserine kinase → MDPFQPFEVRVPGSSANLGSGFDSIGMAVNRFLHLRFSPAEELTVTAETESLREVMGKGDNLIVQVMREVFQSVGQPFPPFRMEVETGIPLMRGLGSSAAAIVGGLMAANHLLGNPFTSQELFRQAVRREGHPDNVGPSLFGGVVIASWDGEEVHALQGPLPPFSLVAAIPKVPLATSRSREALPARLDFAEAVLASSRANLLTAALFAGDWDAFGIGLRDRFHQPYRSSLVPGLDRVLQGAVRHGALGAALSGAGPTMVAFTFDPEPVRQFVAEVFRGEGIPVQVLTLHPEAEGAAVRLTEGMGS, encoded by the coding sequence ATGGATCCGTTTCAACCCTTTGAAGTGAGGGTGCCTGGCAGCAGTGCCAACCTGGGCTCCGGTTTTGATTCCATCGGGATGGCGGTGAACCGTTTTCTCCACCTCCGTTTTTCTCCGGCGGAAGAGTTGACTGTCACGGCTGAAACCGAGTCACTCCGGGAGGTTATGGGGAAGGGGGACAATCTGATCGTCCAAGTGATGCGGGAGGTATTCCAGTCAGTGGGTCAACCGTTCCCCCCCTTCCGGATGGAAGTGGAGACCGGGATTCCCTTGATGCGGGGGTTGGGAAGCAGTGCCGCCGCCATTGTGGGCGGGTTGATGGCGGCCAATCACCTGCTGGGCAATCCTTTCACTTCTCAGGAGCTGTTTCGGCAGGCGGTCCGCCGGGAAGGACACCCCGACAATGTGGGGCCGTCGCTGTTCGGCGGCGTGGTGATCGCATCATGGGATGGGGAGGAAGTCCATGCCCTCCAGGGGCCGCTGCCTCCCTTCAGCTTGGTTGCAGCCATTCCGAAGGTGCCCTTGGCCACTTCCCGCTCCCGGGAAGCTTTGCCCGCCCGACTGGATTTTGCTGAGGCGGTTCTGGCCAGCAGCCGGGCCAATCTGCTGACCGCGGCTCTCTTCGCCGGAGACTGGGATGCCTTCGGGATCGGTTTGAGGGACCGGTTCCATCAACCTTATCGGAGTTCTCTGGTTCCGGGGCTGGACCGGGTGTTGCAGGGGGCGGTCCGTCACGGTGCCCTGGGTGCGGCTCTGAGCGGGGCGGGTCCCACGATGGTCGCCTTCACCTTTGATCCTGAGCCGGTACGTCAGTTTGTGGCGGAAGTCTTCCGGGGGGAGGGGATTCCGGTTCAGGTATTGACCCTGCACCCAGAGGCTGAAGGGGCTGCCGTCCGGTTGACAGAGGGGATGGGATCATAG